From Streptomyces durmitorensis, a single genomic window includes:
- a CDS encoding NACHT domain-containing protein, with translation MVEATTLGARIASGVVVPLIKKLFVADQPGAALVDKPVRISALISFSGEKRSVTPKDVEKVADELVRRALKAAGPHEQPIDPGEALAVRNALAHSLAALGTITIEDFEAVSMGPEGFANLLRSNAGTVIISFGLSASGELFYERLLHTACLHILNFFTRRSTYIARQLTVNTQQLARVVQAIDILLDRLPSQTAEDAAFEDRYATHIAQRHGTLTIYGLDAGTSEWPLDTAYLSLEATRERTGPGGSGLHVPAEQVLAQHDQVLLRGVAGSGKTTLVQWLAVTAASRTYEHGLTHLIGRVPFVLPMRRILRPGAELPIPGDFLKAVACPVAGDQPAGWVDRVLRARRGVLLVDGIDEIAGERRESARRWLRELARTFPGNLWLVTSRPSAVPERWLTAAGFNEVTLSPMARHDVATFVRRWHHAAGADESTGASLLRAVRTTTELNRLATNPLMCGMLCALHRDRNGFLPQDRKSLYEAALSMLLERRDRERGLDDPGGVRIPYATQIQLLQRLAWWLIRNSRSEMDRSDALHIITQALPSLNLSSDAEEIYTSLLLRSGLLREPADGRVDFLHRTFQDYLGSRLAVQELDFDLLLNNADKDEWEDVVLLAIAHARPKEAGQMLRHLVEQGTPRGKLLAAAGLPYAAEVAPAIRSFVEVGVQLLVPPGSSAEAEELARTGGELVLSLLPAAEGLDDRVARLVAHTASGLGSESALHFLTQFREHPSIDVQQTLAASWPHFDRELYAVEILAHLPRQARVTVRDTGDLRALRSIGGWADIQVVGAYRVEDLTELIVRERLTRLNLEASHPVEGLAWLSAFPNLKRVHVASDVGETVAQQVPDRIELITPPPWRV, from the coding sequence ATGGTCGAAGCCACCACGCTAGGCGCCCGCATCGCGTCCGGCGTCGTCGTGCCGCTCATCAAGAAGCTCTTCGTGGCGGACCAGCCGGGCGCGGCCCTGGTGGACAAGCCGGTCCGCATCTCCGCCCTCATCTCGTTCAGCGGCGAGAAACGCAGCGTCACGCCCAAGGACGTCGAGAAGGTCGCCGACGAGCTCGTGCGCCGGGCGCTGAAGGCCGCCGGGCCCCACGAGCAGCCCATCGACCCGGGCGAAGCCCTCGCCGTACGGAACGCCCTCGCCCACTCCCTCGCCGCCCTCGGCACCATCACCATCGAGGACTTCGAAGCCGTATCCATGGGGCCGGAAGGCTTCGCGAACCTGCTCCGGTCCAACGCGGGCACCGTCATCATCTCCTTCGGCCTCAGCGCGAGCGGCGAACTCTTCTACGAGCGCCTCCTCCACACCGCCTGCCTCCACATCCTGAACTTCTTCACCCGGCGCTCCACCTACATCGCCCGCCAACTCACCGTCAACACCCAGCAGTTGGCCCGTGTCGTCCAAGCCATCGACATCCTTCTCGACCGGCTTCCCTCCCAGACCGCCGAGGACGCCGCCTTCGAGGACCGCTACGCCACCCACATCGCGCAGCGCCACGGCACCCTCACCATCTACGGCCTCGACGCCGGCACCAGCGAGTGGCCCCTCGACACCGCCTACCTCAGCCTGGAGGCGACCCGCGAGCGCACAGGCCCCGGCGGCAGCGGGCTGCACGTCCCCGCCGAGCAGGTCCTCGCCCAGCACGACCAGGTCCTGCTGCGCGGCGTCGCCGGATCCGGCAAGACCACCCTCGTCCAGTGGCTCGCCGTGACGGCGGCGAGCCGGACGTACGAACACGGGCTCACGCACCTCATCGGGCGCGTGCCCTTCGTCCTGCCCATGCGGCGGATCCTGCGGCCGGGGGCCGAGCTGCCCATCCCGGGGGACTTCCTCAAGGCCGTCGCCTGCCCGGTCGCGGGCGACCAGCCCGCCGGCTGGGTCGACCGCGTCCTGCGCGCCCGGCGCGGCGTGCTCCTCGTCGACGGGATAGACGAGATCGCCGGCGAGCGGCGCGAATCCGCCCGCCGGTGGCTGCGCGAGCTGGCGCGGACCTTCCCCGGGAACCTGTGGCTCGTCACCTCGCGCCCCTCCGCCGTCCCCGAACGATGGCTGACCGCCGCCGGCTTCAACGAAGTCACGCTCTCCCCGATGGCCCGCCACGACGTCGCCACCTTCGTACGCCGCTGGCACCACGCCGCCGGGGCCGACGAGTCCACCGGCGCCTCCCTGCTGCGGGCCGTGCGGACCACCACCGAGCTGAACCGTCTGGCCACCAACCCCCTGATGTGCGGCATGCTCTGCGCCCTGCACCGGGACCGGAACGGCTTCCTGCCCCAGGACAGGAAGTCCCTCTACGAGGCCGCCCTCTCCATGCTCCTCGAACGGCGGGACAGGGAACGGGGGTTGGACGATCCGGGCGGAGTGCGCATTCCCTACGCCACCCAGATCCAGCTCCTGCAACGCCTCGCATGGTGGCTGATCCGCAACAGCCGCTCGGAGATGGACCGTTCGGATGCGCTGCACATCATCACGCAGGCGCTCCCCTCCCTGAACCTGAGCAGCGACGCGGAGGAGATCTACACCTCGCTCCTGCTGCGCTCCGGACTGCTGCGCGAACCCGCCGACGGGCGCGTCGACTTCCTTCACCGCACGTTCCAGGACTATCTCGGCTCCCGGCTCGCGGTGCAGGAACTGGACTTCGACCTGCTCCTGAACAACGCGGACAAGGACGAGTGGGAGGACGTCGTCCTCCTCGCCATCGCCCACGCGCGGCCGAAGGAGGCCGGGCAGATGCTGCGGCACCTCGTCGAGCAGGGCACCCCGCGCGGCAAACTCCTGGCCGCCGCGGGACTGCCGTACGCGGCGGAGGTGGCGCCCGCGATCCGTTCGTTCGTGGAGGTCGGGGTGCAGCTGCTCGTGCCGCCCGGATCCAGCGCCGAGGCCGAGGAGCTGGCACGGACCGGGGGCGAGCTCGTGCTCTCGCTGCTTCCGGCCGCGGAGGGTCTCGACGACCGCGTGGCACGTCTTGTGGCCCATACGGCAAGCGGGTTGGGCAGCGAGTCCGCGCTGCACTTCCTGACCCAGTTCCGCGAGCACCCCAGCATCGACGTCCAGCAGACCCTCGCCGCGTCCTGGCCGCACTTCGACCGCGAGCTCTACGCCGTGGAGATACTCGCGCACCTGCCACGCCAGGCGCGGGTCACCGTGCGCGACACCGGCGACCTCCGCGCCCTGCGCTCCATCGGCGGCTGGGCGGACATCCAGGTCGTCGGCGCCTACCGCGTCGAGGACCTGACCGAACTCATCGTCCGCGAGCGGCTCACCCGGCTCAATCTGGAGGCGTCCCATCCCGTCGAAGGCCTGGCCTGGCTCTCGGCCTTCCCGAACCTCAAGAGGGTCCATGTGGCCTCGGACGTCGGCGAAACCGTCGCACAGCAGGTGCCGGACCGGATCGAACTCATCACCCCACCGCCGTGGAGGGTTTGA
- a CDS encoding NACHT domain-containing protein, translating into MEPVVRIPSPLATPLVQRLIGTPPPQAPTTPELIAAFTTWRGADAPATPDDVHRTAADFVHLAAEAHTAPTTELAAVVDVLTRTLLAIGELDLTDVDAVRLGPQDYARRLRGAVQGADRSLTPSAAWFHDELLVAVCLHVLYHFVRRSPHIQRHMAERASRIRQLIDLNDAEAAARQPEQSQEDRDFEAAYAEEVVRQHGWLTIVGVDLANAPDRWQLEDTYLSLEAEESSGSGVPGEPRTVLLADRALEGHERVLLRGVAGSGKTTLVQWLAVAAAREGARVPFVLPVRRFAREGFPAPDEFLHAIRHPLADQAPEGWVVRTLLAGRAMLLVDGIDEAPEATRGELRNQLRRLLRIFSGNGCLVTSRPSAVEDGWLAQERLAEEGFKELSLAPMSRDQVTRFIHDWHAAAMSDDQCKEQAERDKLKEYEQRLLHSVRIYRELRQLATNPLMCGLICALNRDRSGSLPKGRKELYDAALEMLLQRRDPERDVLYADDVRLMQGPRELLLRKLAHAMVEEGVSELPRERVVAILDGALPAIPSARAEGDGEKIFRHLLHRTGLLREQAGLSVDFIHRTFQDYLAAKEIVARGQLPTLVEHAHQAEWEEVIRMAAAHARPEECADFLERLLAAAPNLRRPHVNHRRLMAAACLEHVTELDPAVQQLVHDRTKNLVRPTTELAARSLGWVGPIVLEQLPDPEQVPSDQQALLLAITATRVQDDAAIDYLARLRHRSALSIRLELARPWRHFDTERYAQEIIAHLDPVGLYFPVSDTAELAALRQLGGRPWIQVVGVIRTEELLDGLEHEQLTHLWVTAELADTDMSWLTRFPNLSVLRVNPRLPRVRNVPEGITITS; encoded by the coding sequence ATGGAGCCCGTTGTCCGTATCCCCTCGCCCCTCGCCACACCCCTCGTACAACGGCTCATCGGCACGCCTCCCCCGCAGGCGCCCACCACACCCGAGCTGATCGCCGCCTTCACCACCTGGCGCGGCGCGGACGCCCCTGCGACACCGGACGACGTGCACCGCACGGCCGCCGACTTCGTCCATCTCGCCGCCGAGGCGCACACCGCTCCGACGACCGAACTGGCTGCCGTGGTCGATGTGTTGACGCGCACGCTGCTCGCCATCGGGGAGCTGGACCTCACGGACGTGGACGCCGTGCGCCTGGGCCCGCAGGACTACGCGCGACGGCTCCGGGGCGCCGTGCAGGGCGCCGACCGCTCCCTGACGCCCAGCGCCGCGTGGTTCCACGACGAGCTGCTCGTGGCCGTGTGCCTGCACGTCCTGTACCACTTCGTCCGGCGCTCCCCGCACATCCAGCGGCACATGGCCGAGCGCGCGAGCCGCATCCGCCAGCTCATCGACCTGAACGACGCGGAGGCCGCGGCCCGCCAGCCCGAACAGTCCCAGGAGGACCGGGACTTCGAGGCCGCCTACGCCGAAGAAGTCGTACGACAGCACGGCTGGCTCACCATCGTCGGCGTGGACCTGGCCAACGCGCCGGACCGCTGGCAACTGGAGGACACCTACCTCAGCCTGGAGGCCGAGGAGAGCAGCGGCAGCGGCGTACCGGGCGAGCCGCGGACCGTGCTGCTCGCCGACCGGGCCCTGGAGGGCCACGAGCGGGTGCTCCTTCGTGGCGTCGCGGGCTCGGGCAAGACGACCCTCGTGCAGTGGCTCGCCGTGGCCGCCGCGCGCGAGGGCGCCCGCGTGCCCTTCGTCCTTCCCGTACGCCGCTTCGCCCGCGAGGGCTTCCCCGCCCCGGACGAGTTCCTGCACGCCATCCGCCACCCCCTCGCCGACCAGGCCCCGGAGGGCTGGGTCGTGCGCACGCTCCTCGCGGGCCGCGCCATGCTCCTGGTCGACGGCATCGACGAGGCCCCGGAGGCCACCCGCGGCGAGCTGCGCAACCAGCTGCGCCGCCTCCTTCGCATCTTCTCCGGCAACGGCTGCCTGGTGACGTCCCGCCCCTCTGCCGTCGAGGACGGCTGGCTCGCCCAGGAGCGCCTCGCCGAGGAGGGCTTCAAGGAGCTGTCCCTCGCACCGATGTCACGCGACCAGGTCACCCGCTTCATCCACGACTGGCACGCGGCCGCGATGAGCGACGACCAGTGCAAGGAACAGGCGGAGCGCGACAAGCTGAAGGAGTACGAACAGCGTCTCCTGCACTCCGTGCGCATCTACCGCGAGCTGCGCCAGCTCGCCACCAACCCCCTGATGTGCGGCCTGATATGCGCCCTCAACCGCGACCGCTCCGGCTCCCTGCCCAAAGGCCGCAAGGAGCTGTACGACGCCGCCCTGGAGATGCTCCTCCAGCGCCGCGACCCCGAACGCGACGTCCTGTACGCCGATGATGTGCGGCTCATGCAGGGCCCCCGGGAGCTGCTCCTGCGCAAGCTGGCCCACGCGATGGTGGAGGAGGGCGTCTCGGAGCTGCCGCGCGAGCGGGTCGTGGCCATTCTGGACGGCGCCCTGCCCGCCATCCCCTCCGCGCGCGCCGAGGGCGACGGCGAGAAGATCTTCCGTCACCTGCTGCACCGCACGGGTCTGCTCCGCGAACAGGCGGGCCTCTCGGTGGACTTCATCCACCGCACCTTCCAGGACTATCTGGCCGCCAAGGAGATAGTGGCCCGCGGCCAGTTGCCCACCCTCGTCGAGCACGCACACCAGGCCGAGTGGGAGGAGGTCATCCGCATGGCGGCCGCCCACGCACGGCCCGAGGAGTGCGCCGACTTCCTGGAGCGGCTGCTCGCCGCCGCCCCGAACCTGCGCCGCCCGCACGTGAACCACCGGCGCCTGATGGCCGCGGCCTGCCTGGAGCACGTCACCGAGCTCGACCCGGCGGTGCAGCAGCTCGTCCACGACCGTACGAAGAACCTCGTGCGCCCCACGACCGAACTGGCCGCCCGCAGCCTCGGCTGGGTCGGCCCCATCGTCCTGGAGCAGCTCCCGGACCCCGAGCAGGTGCCCAGCGACCAGCAGGCGCTCCTCCTTGCGATCACGGCGACCCGCGTCCAGGACGACGCCGCCATCGACTACCTCGCCCGCCTGCGCCACCGCTCGGCGCTGTCCATCCGGCTCGAACTCGCGCGCCCCTGGCGGCACTTCGACACGGAGCGGTACGCACAGGAGATCATCGCCCACCTCGACCCGGTCGGCCTGTACTTCCCGGTCTCCGACACCGCCGAGCTCGCGGCCCTTCGGCAGCTCGGCGGGCGGCCCTGGATCCAGGTCGTGGGCGTCATACGCACCGAGGAGCTCCTCGACGGACTGGAGCACGAGCAGCTCACCCACCTGTGGGTCACCGCGGAACTGGCCGACACGGACATGTCCTGGCTCACACGCTTCCCCAACCTGAGCGTGCTCAGGGTCAACCCCCGCCTCCCCCGCGTACGGAACGTACCGGAGGGAATCACGATCACGTCATAG
- a CDS encoding ATP-dependent Clp protease ATP-binding subunit: MFERFTDRARRVVVLAQEEARMLNHNYIGTEHILLGLIHEGEGVAAKALESLGISLEAVRQQVEEIIGQGQQAPSGHIPFTPRAKKVLELSLREALQLGHNYIGTEHILLGLIREGEGVAAQVLVKLGADLNRVRQQVIQLLSGYQGKETATAGGPAEGTPSTSLVLDQFGRNLTQAARESKLDPVIGREKEIERVMQVLSRRTKNNPVLIGEPGVGKTAVVEGLAQAIVKGEVPETLKDKHLYTLDLGALVAGSRYRGDFEERLKKVLKEIRTRGDIILFIDELHTLVGAGAAEGAIDAASILKPMLARGELQTIGATTLDEYRKHLEKDAALERRFQPIQVAEPSLPHTIEILKGLRDRYEAHHRVSITDEALVQAATLADRYISDRFLPDKAIDLIDEAGSRMRIRRMTAPPDLREFDEKIAGVRRDKESAIDSQDFEKAASLRDKEKQLLAAKAKREKEWKAGDMDVVAEVDGELIAEVLATATGIPVFKLTEEESSRLLRMEDELHKRVIGQKDAIKALSQAIRRTRAGLKDPKRPGGSFIFAGPSGVGKTELSKTLAEFLFGDEDALISLDMSEFSEKHTVSRLFGSPPGYVGYEEGGQLTEKVRRKPFSVVLFDEVEKAHPDIFNSLLQILEDGRLTDSQGRVVDFKNTVIIMTTNLGTRDISKGFNLGFAAAGDVKTNYERMKTKVNDELKQHFRPEFLNRVDDTVVFHQLTEEDIIQIVDLMIAKVDERLKDRDMGIELSGDAKKLLAKKGYDPVMGARPLRRTIQREVEDILSEKILFGELRPGHIVVVGTEGEGDEAKFTFRGEEKAALPDVPPIEQAAGGAGPNLSKEA; this comes from the coding sequence ATGTTCGAGAGGTTCACCGACCGCGCGCGGCGGGTTGTCGTCCTGGCTCAGGAAGAAGCCCGGATGCTCAACCACAACTACATCGGCACCGAGCACATCCTCCTGGGCTTGATCCACGAGGGCGAGGGTGTCGCCGCTAAGGCCCTGGAGAGCCTCGGGATTTCGCTCGAGGCGGTCCGCCAGCAGGTGGAGGAGATCATCGGTCAGGGCCAGCAGGCCCCGTCCGGCCACATCCCCTTCACCCCCCGTGCCAAGAAGGTCCTGGAGCTTTCGCTCCGCGAGGCCCTTCAGCTGGGCCACAACTACATCGGCACGGAGCACATCCTGCTCGGCCTGATCCGCGAGGGCGAGGGCGTCGCCGCCCAGGTCCTCGTGAAGCTGGGCGCCGATCTCAACCGGGTGCGGCAGCAGGTCATCCAGCTGCTCTCCGGATACCAGGGCAAGGAGACCGCCACCGCAGGCGGTCCTGCGGAGGGCACGCCTTCCACGTCCCTGGTGCTCGACCAGTTCGGCCGGAACCTCACCCAGGCCGCTCGTGAATCCAAGCTCGACCCGGTCATCGGGCGCGAGAAGGAGATCGAGCGGGTCATGCAGGTGCTGTCCCGCCGTACGAAGAACAACCCCGTGCTCATCGGCGAGCCCGGCGTCGGCAAGACCGCCGTCGTCGAGGGCCTGGCGCAGGCCATCGTCAAGGGCGAGGTGCCCGAGACGCTGAAGGACAAGCACCTGTACACGCTTGACCTCGGCGCGCTGGTCGCCGGTTCGCGCTACCGCGGTGACTTCGAGGAGCGCCTGAAGAAGGTCCTCAAGGAGATCCGCACCCGCGGCGACATCATCCTGTTCATCGACGAGCTCCACACCCTGGTGGGTGCCGGCGCCGCCGAGGGCGCGATCGATGCCGCTTCGATCCTCAAGCCGATGCTGGCGCGAGGCGAGCTGCAGACCATCGGTGCCACGACGCTGGACGAGTACCGCAAGCACCTGGAGAAGGACGCGGCCCTAGAGCGCCGCTTCCAGCCCATCCAGGTCGCGGAGCCGTCGCTGCCGCACACCATCGAGATCCTCAAGGGTCTGCGCGACCGTTACGAGGCCCACCACAGGGTCTCCATCACGGACGAGGCGCTGGTGCAGGCCGCCACCCTGGCCGACCGGTACATCTCGGACCGCTTCCTGCCGGACAAGGCGATCGACCTGATCGACGAGGCCGGTTCCCGGATGCGCATCCGCCGGATGACCGCGCCGCCGGACCTCCGCGAGTTCGACGAGAAGATCGCGGGCGTGCGTCGCGACAAGGAGTCGGCGATCGACTCCCAGGACTTCGAGAAGGCGGCCTCTCTCCGCGACAAGGAGAAGCAGCTGCTCGCGGCGAAGGCCAAGCGCGAGAAGGAGTGGAAGGCCGGCGACATGGACGTCGTCGCCGAGGTCGACGGCGAGCTCATCGCCGAGGTCCTCGCCACGGCCACGGGCATTCCGGTCTTCAAGCTGACCGAGGAGGAGTCCTCGCGTCTGCTGCGCATGGAGGACGAGCTCCACAAGCGGGTCATCGGCCAGAAGGACGCCATCAAGGCGCTTTCGCAGGCGATTCGCCGTACGCGTGCCGGTCTCAAGGACCCGAAGCGTCCCGGTGGCTCGTTCATCTTCGCCGGCCCGTCCGGTGTCGGTAAGACGGAGCTTTCCAAGACGCTCGCCGAATTCCTCTTCGGTGACGAGGACGCCCTGATCTCCCTCGACATGTCGGAGTTCAGCGAGAAGCACACGGTCTCGCGTCTCTTCGGTTCGCCGCCCGGATATGTCGGCTACGAAGAGGGCGGGCAGCTGACGGAGAAGGTCCGCCGCAAGCCGTTCTCGGTCGTCCTCTTCGACGAGGTCGAGAAGGCCCACCCGGATATCTTCAACTCGCTCCTCCAGATCCTGGAAGACGGTCGCCTGACCGACTCCCAGGGCCGGGTCGTGGACTTCAAGAACACGGTCATCATCATGACGACCAACCTCGGCACGCGTGACATCTCCAAGGGCTTCAACCTTGGATTCGCCGCCGCGGGTGACGTCAAGACGAACTACGAGCGCATGAAGACCAAGGTCAACGACGAGCTGAAGCAGCACTTCCGCCCGGAGTTCCTGAACCGTGTCGACGACACGGTGGTCTTCCACCAGCTCACCGAGGAAGACATCATCCAGATCGTCGACCTCATGATCGCCAAGGTGGACGAGCGTCTCAAGGACCGCGACATGGGCATCGAGCTCAGCGGTGACGCGAAGAAGCTCCTGGCCAAGAAGGGTTACGACCCGGTGATGGGCGCCCGGCCGCTGCGCCGGACGATCCAGCGCGAGGTCGAGGACATCCTGTCGGAGAAGATCCTCTTCGGCGAGCTCCGCCCCGGCCACATCGTGGTCGTCGGCACGGAGGGTGAGGGCGACGAAGCCAAGTTCACCTTCCGCGGCGAGGAGAAGGCGGCGCTTCCGGACGTCCCGCCGATCGAGCAGGCCGCTGGTGGCGCGGGGCCTAACCTGAGCAAGGAGGCGTAG
- a CDS encoding SCO3374 family protein: MAITVPKTRVPVEQSDPVRQWYENELGWATAEHPPGLPVQLLTGLRFDVLQLPAEAGFAALRHLGPKAPVALRGESMRLFVAAGSADELPGLLEWLEWGGIRLDLTAIGAGGRIDAPTPPGWSGSQGAAVWLRPPEPGCEVEPTLPALPSLSCVGGGTVPHSDPAVGSGLVRLVDTAATQCHRVRLRRTRRQPLAFS; encoded by the coding sequence ATGGCCATCACCGTTCCCAAGACCCGTGTACCGGTCGAACAGAGCGACCCGGTGCGGCAGTGGTACGAGAACGAACTCGGCTGGGCGACCGCCGAGCACCCTCCCGGACTGCCGGTGCAGCTCCTGACGGGGCTCCGCTTCGACGTACTGCAGTTGCCCGCTGAAGCAGGCTTCGCCGCCCTGCGGCATCTCGGGCCGAAGGCTCCGGTGGCTCTGCGGGGGGAATCGATGCGGCTCTTCGTGGCCGCAGGGAGCGCCGACGAGCTTCCGGGACTCCTGGAGTGGCTGGAGTGGGGCGGCATCCGCCTCGACCTCACGGCCATCGGTGCGGGCGGACGGATCGACGCGCCCACGCCTCCGGGGTGGTCCGGCTCGCAGGGGGCCGCCGTCTGGCTGCGACCCCCAGAGCCCGGGTGCGAGGTGGAGCCGACGCTGCCGGCACTGCCTTCCCTGTCGTGCGTGGGGGGTGGCACCGTGCCCCACAGCGACCCCGCCGTGGGCTCCGGTCTCGTACGACTTGTGGACACGGCGGCAACGCAGTGCCACCGGGTCCGGTTGCGACGGACCCGTCGTCAGCCGTTGGCCTTCTCGTAG
- a CDS encoding histone-like nucleoid-structuring protein Lsr2: MAQKVQVLLVDDLDGGEADETVTFALDGKSYEIDLTTSNADKLRGLLEPYLKGGRRTGGRGSAGRGKARAAATSGGQDTAAIRAWAKDNGFEVNDRGRVPASIREAYEKANG, translated from the coding sequence GTGGCACAGAAGGTTCAGGTCCTTCTTGTCGATGACCTCGACGGTGGCGAGGCAGACGAGACCGTGACGTTTGCGCTGGACGGCAAGTCGTACGAGATCGACCTCACCACGTCGAACGCGGACAAGCTCCGCGGTCTTCTTGAGCCGTACCTCAAGGGCGGTCGTCGCACCGGTGGCCGTGGATCGGCCGGGCGCGGCAAAGCCCGTGCCGCTGCCACGAGCGGCGGTCAGGACACCGCGGCGATCCGTGCCTGGGCGAAGGACAACGGTTTCGAGGTCAACGACCGCGGCCGCGTCCCCGCGTCCATTCGCGAGGCCTACGAGAAGGCCAACGGCTGA
- a CDS encoding amino-acid N-acetyltransferase: MPAEPPELSAKAVSVRRARTADVPVVRNLLDSYARQGILLDKATVALYESIQEFWVAERDDNAEVVGCGALHVMWEDLAEVRTLAVNPDVKGAGVGHQVLGKLLQTARWLGVRRVFCLTFEVDFFAKHGFVEIGETPVDGDVYSELLRSKDEGVAEFLGLERVKPNTLGNSRMLLHL; the protein is encoded by the coding sequence GCACCGCCGATGTGCCGGTCGTACGCAACCTCCTCGACTCCTACGCCCGTCAGGGGATCCTGCTCGACAAAGCGACGGTCGCCCTTTACGAGTCCATCCAGGAGTTCTGGGTGGCGGAACGCGACGACAACGCCGAGGTCGTCGGCTGCGGAGCCCTCCACGTGATGTGGGAAGACCTCGCGGAAGTGCGCACTCTCGCGGTGAACCCCGATGTCAAGGGCGCCGGAGTGGGTCATCAGGTGTTGGGGAAGTTGCTGCAGACCGCTCGCTGGCTCGGTGTCCGGCGGGTTTTCTGTCTCACCTTCGAAGTCGACTTCTTCGCGAAGCACGGCTTCGTGGAGATCGGTGAGACGCCTGTCGACGGAGATGTCTACAGCGAGCTCCTGCGTTCCAAAGACGAGGGCGTCGCCGAGTTCCTCGGCCTCGAACGAGTGAAACCGAACACCTTGGGCAACAGCCGGATGCTTCTGCATCTGTGA